From Bacillus kexueae:
TATATATTACGTCTCACCCTCTTCGATGTCAACTGTTATTTAAAATTATTTTAAATTAGTAACTAATATAATATATACCTCCTATGTAAATGAACTAAACCCTTAACATAAGGGGAAACCTTAAAGAAATGGTATTAACAACGAAAGTCACAAATAAAAAAGGAGCCCTGTAGAGCTCCTTGCACAATATTATCTTTCACACTTTTTTAAGTAATGGCTTAATGTTAATAACGGAAATAAGTATTCATAACTTGGATAATGAATATAAAAGCTTCCAGCTAATCCTTGCCCTTTCGGATAACGACAAGCTTCTTGCAACTCATTGTTAGGATTAATTAGAAAATTGAACGCCTTCTCCATTTGCGGTGTAATTTTTTCCTCTGCGGCTAATAGAGCATCTAACGCCCAAGCAGTATGTGTTCGCGTACTAAACGTAAGTGGAACATATGATTTTTCGATATCACTTTTGCATGATTCTCCAAAACCCCCATCCTCTTGTTGAATTGAATATAACCACGATACCGCTTTTCGGATGGTTGGATGATCACGTCGAACGTTGACTGCCACTAATCCCGTTAAGGCACACCAAGTCCCATAAATATAACAAATTCCCCATCGGGCATACCAAGATCCATTTTTCTCTTGGTTCCGTATTAACCAATTGACCGCCCTTTTAATTACATATTGATCTTTAAACGCACCAGAGAAGTTTCCTAAGAACTCCAATGTTCGACCCGTTAAATCTGCAGAAGACGGATCTAAGAGCATCCCCCTTCCCCCTTCAAATGGGAGCCAAGTTAAAATAGACTTATCGACATTTTTTTCAAAAGCGGGAAATCCCCCGTCATCGTTTTGACTGCTAATAAGCCATTGAACTCCTCGATCCCAATGAACTCGGTAACTAGCTTTGCTTATCGCATCATTTCGAATCGCTCGTAATACGGCGGTTGTATCATCTATGTCAGGGTTAAAGGTGTTTACAGTTGAAAACCCCCATCCCCCAGGGAGAGCATTCGAATTATGAACGGCCCAATCTCCATAAACGTAATGCTGCCTTCGCCTTACGTATTCATTGGCTTGTTGAACAGGGATTGAAGAGGAATGCTCTCCCGCTTCTTGAAGGGCATAGCTAATTAACGCGGTATTCCAAACAGACGCTGTTGTATATTGCAGATGTGACAATCCATCTACTTCTATTTCAAAAGTCTTCAAGCCATTGATAGCATTTAATATGATAGGGTGCTGTTTTGAAAAACCTTGCGAAAGCAGGGCATAAACCATAAAGAATGTCGCACTGAAATAACTATAAAACGTACCATCGGGCTCAATTCGATTAACCATATATTGAACAGCTTTCTCATAAGCTAACTTTCTTATTTCCGCAGGCGCACCTACTAGCCGCTTGACCCCTTGAGACAAAATTGCCATAAAGGAATTCCATTCACGTGAATGAACATGCGACTGACCTTGCCGATGAATAAGGAGATCGGACAAGTCAGGAGCATCTTTCGTGCGCACGGCAAACCTCTGATTGGAGAGAATTAAGATGGGTACTAAATTGACTCGGGCAAAAATAGACAAATCATAGAGATTAAGAGGAAAAGTCGTAGGTAATAAAACTACTTCAATAGGAGCAACAGGAATGGATGACCAATCATACTG
This genomic window contains:
- the shc gene encoding squalene--hopene cyclase encodes the protein MYEQALEEIHRLKSELIKEQQPDGSWNYPFDTGVITDCSMIILLSSLKMRDEPLIERLVGRIVSKQEANGTWKLYPDEKDGNLSVTILAYYALLYSNKVSKRDPKMHMTKQFILKKGGIAEAEFFTKIILAVTGQYDWSSIPVAPIEVVLLPTTFPLNLYDLSIFARVNLVPILILSNQRFAVRTKDAPDLSDLLIHRQGQSHVHSREWNSFMAILSQGVKRLVGAPAEIRKLAYEKAVQYMVNRIEPDGTFYSYFSATFFMVYALLSQGFSKQHPIILNAINGLKTFEIEVDGLSHLQYTTASVWNTALISYALQEAGEHSSSIPVQQANEYVRRRQHYVYGDWAVHNSNALPGGWGFSTVNTFNPDIDDTTAVLRAIRNDAISKASYRVHWDRGVQWLISSQNDDGGFPAFEKNVDKSILTWLPFEGGRGMLLDPSSADLTGRTLEFLGNFSGAFKDQYVIKRAVNWLIRNQEKNGSWYARWGICYIYGTWCALTGLVAVNVRRDHPTIRKAVSWLYSIQQEDGGFGESCKSDIEKSYVPLTFSTRTHTAWALDALLAAEEKITPQMEKAFNFLINPNNELQEACRYPKGQGLAGSFYIHYPSYEYLFPLLTLSHYLKKCER